The Blautia pseudococcoides genome segment GCATACGGTATATGTTCTCAATAACAACAATAGAGTTATCTACCAGCATACCCACACCCAGGGCAAGACCTGAGAGGGAAATGATGTTCAGCGTCACTCCTGAGAAATACATGAGCACTAAAGCTGCCACCACACTGATCGGGATGGAGCAGGCTATAACAAAAGTGGGCTTAATATCCCGCAGAAATAAAAACAGTACCAGAATAGCCAGAATACCTCCGTACAGCATATTCTGCAGCACGGAATTTACAACCATATCAATATAGATACCCTGATTCATCAGTGTTGTAAAATGCAGGCCTTCATTTTCCTTCTCCAATTCCTCCATACGGTCCAGGATCTTGTCAGCCACATCTCCTGTGGAATAACCGGTCTGTTTCTCTATGGAAAGCATCATGCCGGGATTGCCGTTGATCTTTGCATATACCTCTGCAGAATCATCTGTGACACTGATATCTGCCACATCAGACAGGCGGATAGATGCCAGTCCGTCCAGTTTCAGGTCCAGAAGGACCAAGTCCCCCAGACTGTCCACATCCTGCACCTTATCCCCTACCCGGATCAGATACTCCTTATTGTCCTCTGTCACATACCCTGCCGGCATGGCAAAGTTCTCTGCCGTGAGGATTCCCTTCACCATATCGGATGTGAGGATTGTATTCAGATCGGCTTTGTCCTGCGCCTGCTCTTTTGCCTCATTCAGCTGGTCTCTTCCTGAGTCAAGCTGAGACTGGGCTGCCTCCAGCTGGGCCGTTCCCATGGCGATCTTGGAGGATGCTGAACTGAGCTGAATGGAGGCCATGATCTTCTGCGTTTCAAGCTGGATCTGGGCTGCACTCATCTGAGACTGGCCTGCCTCGATCTGAGCCTTTGCCTCCTGCAGCTTCTGTATCCCTGCATTTAACTGGGTCTGGCCCTCTGCCAGCTGCGCTTTTGCCCCTGCGATCTCCTGCAGGCCGCTATTGGCTGCTTCCAGCCCTTTATCCACCACTTCCACCGGGTCAAGCTGGGCAAGCTGTTCGTTGAGAACTGCAAGCTGCTGCTCCATCTCCGCCTTTTTGCCCTCCATCTCCTCTTTGGCTGCGGTCAGCTGGGCGATGGTCTGCTGCCATTCCTCTTCTGTCATATTGTCAGGCTTCTCAGGTGTTAAAGCATTTAACTGCTCCTCCAGCTCCTCAATCTGCCCCTGGATCGTGGCAATGCCCTCCTCCAGTTTCTGCGTTCCCTCCTGGGCTTCCAAAAGCCTGTTTTTTGCTTCTGTCAGCTTTTCCACTGTGAAATTCAGGCCTTCCTCTGTAGCCTGCAGAAGTTTTGACTGGCTGTCAAGCTCTGTCTGCTTACTCTCCAGGTTCTGGAGCTGTATATCCACCTCAGCAGCGCTCTTTGTCAGTTCACTCTGTGCCTGGGAGAGTTGTCCGCTTCCCTCACCGATCTGGGAGGCCGCTTCATTCTGACCGGATTCCAGTTCACTCTGGCCTGAATTCAACTCGCTTTTACCGGAGTCAATCTCAGCCTGGGCATCGTTCAGCTTCTCTTCCTCCTCAGCGAACTTGCCGTTAATGGCATCCTGGACCTTCTGGTTCATGGCATCAAGCTTCTCCTGGTTGATTCTCACCTCAATATTCTCAGTTACGCTGCCGCTCTTGGAAACCCTGGCAACACCGTCAATACGCTCGATATTAGGCTGCACATTATCTTCTATGTAATCCGTTAGTTCCGCAGCCGTCATATCATCCACATCCACGGCAGCAACCAAAACCGGAAGCATATCCGGGTTCAGTTTCATAATAATGGGATTACTCACCGAGTCGTCCCAGTATCCCTTTATCTGGTCCAGATTCTCCCGCATCTCCAGGGACACAGAATCCATATTGGTGGTCTCCTCAAACTCCAGGATGACCATAGATACATTTTCTCTGGAGACAGAGCTTACATTCTTAATATTGCTGACTGTCGCCATACTCTGTTCAATAGGCTTTGTAACAGTCTCCTCCACCGATTCCGGGCTGGCGCCCACATAGGTAGTCATTACGATTGCATAAGGCAGATTCATACTGGGCAGCAAATCGGTGTTCATTTTTGTCACAGACACCACGCCCAAAAGAATCACCAGCACTACCGCCACAACGACGGTATAGGGCTTTTTCACACTAAAACGCGATAACATTTAAAGTCCTCCTGTATTTTTGATCGACCGACTGACTGGTCAGTCTGATGGTAAAATTATATGTCTTTACAGGAATGGTGTCAACATAACTAATTATTAAAGTTGCATAAACTTTGCTGCTGTTGATTCCTGTTTACCGGCTGCTGTCCCAAAGACCATGAAGTATACATATTCGTCATTTTGCCTATTTTTATCTTTACTTATCTTTATATCATGGTATAATAGCTATAAGCACTTACTGATAAGTACATAGAGCAAAGAAACCACCGTTTCCCAAATAGAAAAAGCCTAACTGATAAAATCCTTTTATATATTCAAAACACAGCCCCGGCAGTAAAGAACTGCCGGGGCTGTGTTTGTATTTTAGTAGGAAGGATCTTATAACTGTGCACATACAAAACAGTTACCGATTTATTGATCATAGAGATGACAGGCAGCCATATGCCCGTTTCCGATATCCCTTAATTCAGGGATCACCGTATCACAGCCCTCTGTTTTCTTAAAACAGCGGGAGCAGAAACGGCAGCCTGCCGGAGGGTTAATAGGCGTTGGCACATCCCCCGTCAGAATGATCCGCTCTTTTTTCTTCGTGATATCCGTGGATGGAATAGCGGAAAGGAGGGCCTGTGTGTATGGATTCAGCGGATTATCATAGATCTCACGCTTATCTGCCACCTCCATCAGCTTACCCAGATACATTACGCCCACACGGTCACTTATGTGTTTCACCACGTTCAGTCCATGGGCAATAAACAGGTAGGTAAGTCCGAATTCGTCCTTCAGATCATCCAGCAGGTTCAGAACCTGGGCCTGAATGGAAACATCCAGTGCGGATACCGGCTCATCGCAGACGATCAGCTTGGGCTGTACAGCCAGCGCCCTGGCAATCCCCACCCTCTGTCTCTGCCCGCCTGAAAACTCATGAGGATACCGGTTTCTCTGATGGTTCGCAAGGCCTACGCAGTTCATCAGATAGGTAACCCTGTCCTCCACCTGGTTATCCGGCATGAGCTTGTTAATACGGATGGGTTCAGCGATAATATCGCCCACCGTCATACGCGGGTTCAGGGATGCATAGGGGTCCTGGAAGATCAATTGGATGTCCTTGCAGTATTTCCTTCTCTCTTTTGTGGAGAGCTTGGATATATCAGTTCCATTGTATATGATTTCTCCTGAAGTGGGCTTGTACAGATCCACCAGCATTTTACCTATCGTGGATTTACCGCAGCCGGACTCTCCAACCAGGCCCAGAGCTTCGCCTTTATATATTTTAAAAGAAACATCATCCACAGCTTTCAGGACAGCGGTGGGTTTTCCGAAGAAATTTGTCTCCACATTGAAATACTTTTTCAGGTGTCTGGCCTCCAAAAGCACTTCTCTCTTCTCTTCACTCATCTTACGCACCCTCCACTTCATCGCTTACCAGAAAGCATCTTACTTTTCTTCCATCCTCTGTCTCAGCCAGTTTGGGCATATGCTCCCTGCACTTATCCATACATTTGTCACAGCGGTCCGCAAAGGAACATCCCTTCGGCAGATGTATGGGGTCCGGTACAATACCTTTGATCATGTACAGGCGCTCCCTTTCTTCATCCATTTTCGGGATGGAGTCCAGAAGTCCCTGTGTGTAAGGATGCAGGGGTTTTGTGAAAAGCTGTTCCACAGAAGCCTGTTCCACCACGCGGCCGCAGTACATAACCACCACTTTGTCGGCGGTCTCAGCCACAACCCCCAGGTCATGGGTGATGAGAAGTACCGCCATACCCAATTTTTCTCTCAGACGGTTGATCAAATCCAGAATCTGTGCCTGGATGGTAACGTCAAGGGCAGTAGTAGGCTCATCTGCGATCAGAAGCTCCGGATCACAGGCCAGAGCCATGGCAATCATCACACGCTGACGCATACCGCCGGACATCTGATGTGGATAGTCGTTCACACGCTGCTCCGGCGCAGGAATACCTACCAGGTCCAGCATTTGAATGGCTCTGTCAAGAGCCTCCTTCTTACTCATAGTGGTGTGGGTCAGAATGGTCTCCATAATCTGGTCCTTGATCCTGTACACCGGGTTTAGAGAGGTCATTGGCTCCTGGAAGATCATAGAGATCTTATCTCCGCGGACAGCCTGCATCTCTTTTGTGTTTTTCTTTAACAGATTTTCGCCGTTGAACAGGATTTCCCCTCCTGCCACCCGGCCCGGGTCACGGATCAATCCCATGACAGAGAGGGAGGTTACACTTTTTCCGGAACCGGATTCTCCCACCACTGCCAGGATCTCTCCTTTGTCCACTGCAAAGCTGACACCGTTTACCGCCTTGACCGTACCTCTTTTTACTTTAAATTCTGTCTCCAGATCCTTTACTTCCAATAACATGATACGGTCCTCCTTATACTCTTTCTTTCGGATCCAGCGCATCGCGCAGGCCGTCGCCAAACAGGTTGAATGCCAGCACTGCTAACGTGATGGCAAGACCCGGGAAAATCAAGGTGTAGGGCGCCGAGAAAATATAAGTTCTCGCACGTCCCAGCATATCTCCCCACTCTGCCATAGGCGGCTGTACACCCATACCTAAGAATCCAAGAGCTGCAGTATCCAGGATCGCGGTGGAGATACCAAGGGTTGCCCTGACCACAATGGAGCTTACCACGTTTGGAAGGATGTGATGAAAGATGATCCTCCTGTCAGAATTTCCCACAACCTTGGCGGCAGCCACATAGTCATTTTCCTTGACGGAAAGAATGGAGCTTCGCACAATCCGGGCATATTCCGGGATTGACACAGTACCAATGGCAATAATGGCCTTATCAAGCCCTTTTCCCAGTGCTGCCATCAATGTGATCGCCAGAAGAATAGAGGGAATGGAGAGCATAATATCCATACATCTCATAATAAAGGAATCCGCTTTACCGCCGAAATACCCTGCCACAGAACCGAGAATGGTACCGATCAGCAGAGAATACACAACGGCAGCCACACCTACAAAGAGAGAAACTTTGGTACCTGACAGTACACGGGAAAAGATATCCCGTCCAAGCTGGTCTGTTCCAAAGTAGTAATCCTTACAGGGCGCTACAAACGTATGGGCCATATCAGAATACTCCGGATCATAAGGAGCCAGCCAGTCTCCCATGATCGCTAAAAATACAAAAAATACAATAACGATAAGACCCGCCACTGCTGCCTTATTCTTTTTCAGGGTGTCCCACATCACACGGATTTGGGATTCCGGTTTTTCAAGTGTCTCTCCTGTTGTCTGTACCTGTTGTTTTTTCCGCATGACGGTTACACCTCCTTCTTAACATATTTGATACGCGGATCTAAAAATGCATAGATAACGTCTACGATCAGATTCATCAGCACGAATATGACTGCGATCAGCAGTACCACTCCCTGCACAACAGGGAAATCCGATTTCATGATACACTGCACCGTGTAGTTTCCGATTCCGGGCCATGCATATACAGATTCTGTCAATACCGCACCGCCAAGCAGGGAACCTAACTGCAGGCCGATAACGGTTGTGACAGGAAGCATGGCGTTGCGCAGTGCATGTCTTCTCGTCACTTTGCCTTCACTGATTCCTTTTGCTCTTGCAGTACGGATGTAATCCTGTCCCAGCGTTTCCAACATACTGGAACGCGTCATACGGGCAATGATAGCCATAGAATAAAGACTCAGTGTCACTGCCGGAAGAACCATATGCAGAAGGCTGTCTTTCAGAGCCTCTGTGTTTCCTTCCAGAATACTGTCAATGATCATAAATCCCGTCACGGTATCAGGACGCAAAGCCGGGTCGATCCGTCCGCTGGAAGGCAGCCAGTGCAGAACACCGGAAAACAGAATGATCAGCATAATGCCCAGCCAGAAAATAGGAACGGACACTCCAATCAGGGATATAAGCATACCTCCATTGTCAAAAATCGAATTCTTTTTCACTGCCGAAACAGCACCGATCACGATCCCAAAAACCGCAGCCAGTATAATGGCAACAATTGCCAGCTCCACGGTAGCCGGGAAACGACTGAAAATTTCTTTTGTTACAGGTGCTTTTGTATAATAGGAAGTACCCAGATCACCGGTAACAGCGCCTTTGATAAAATCTACATACTGTGTAACTATGGGTTCGTTCAGCCCGTTCGCCTCCCGCCACTCTTCCATGCTTTCCTGTGTAGCGTGCTGCCCCAATACTATGGACGCAGGGTCCGGTGCACATACACGCATAAGGAAAAAGACGATCAGGGATACACCGAAGAGAACCGGTATGAGCTGTAAAAGCCGTTTCATTATGTACTTAAACATGTCTTGCCCTCTCTTTTTTCTTTTGATTGTCTCCGGAACAATTCATTTCTCAAGGGGTCTTTGAAAAAGCCCTCTCAGAAATGAACTGTTCCTCCGTAAAACAGGCTTTTAGACCGCATATAAGGGCAGATCTCTCTGCCCTTATGCAATCCCGTTTTACCAATTAATTGTAATGGCTCCGTACCTTTCCGGTTACAATTAATTCTTATATGTTTTGCTCAAGAAAACATTACCTGTAGGATGTGCAATGAAGTTCTGTACATTTGACACATAACCTGACAGGTTCTGCTGATGAGAAATCGGCAGCCACACATTTTCGTCTGCAATCTTCTGTTCCATTTTGCCGTAAGCTCCATTTCTTTCGTCACCGTTTTCCATGGATGCTGCTTCTGACAGCATGGTGTTGTATTCGTCATCACGGTACAGCGCAACGTTCATTGCCGGGTCCTCATGTGTCAGCAGATACATGAAGTTATCCGGGTCACCGTTGTCACCGATCCAGCCGTACAGACACATATCATAATCGCCGGCACCGAGTTTTTCTTTGTAGGTTGTCCAGTCATAGGAATCAATAGAAACTTTAACGCCTACTTTATCGAAATAACCCTGGAGAGCTTCTGCCAGTGTCTGGCCGGTTGCAGTATTGTACGGTCTTGGGTTTGTGTAAGCCATCATCTTCAGTTCTGTAATACCCTTTTCTTCCAGTACCTTTTTGGACTCTTCCGGATTGTATTCCGTCTGTTTTACGTCTGCACTGTAGCCAGGCATGAACGTTGGAAGAATTGTAGCAGCCTGGGTTGCGTAACCTTTATAAATGCTTTCAACCAACTCCGGTACATTAACTGCTTCATTTAATGCTTTTCTGATCTCAGGGTCTGTTACTCTCTGTGTATTGTAAGCCATGTAGTTGATATTCATACCCTCTGCCTGATATAACAGACAGCCGGCAGATGTGATCTGGTCTACCACGGTGGCGTCAATACCATCAATAATATCCACTTCACCGTTTGTCAGCGCAACCACACGTGCGGAGTTATCCGGGATCGTGGAGAAAATGATCTCTTTTGCAACACCCTTCTCGCCCCAGTAGTCTTCATTTCTTTCCATAACTACGGCTTCGTTTTTGTTCCATCTTACAAATTTGTACGGGCCTGTTCCGCATGGCGCTTCATTCAGGTTGCCGTTTGCTGCGTCACATGCTGTAGGGCTTACCATGGGTGCGCCCAGGGACATTGCCAGGTTGTTTAAGAATGGCGTGGATTTTTTGCCCAGTTTAAACTCTACTGTATAGTCATCAACCACGTTACACTCTGTAACATCACCGTAAACAAAGTCTGCATAAAGCATGTCCTCTGTTTTATTGACTGTTTGTCTGTCCACATTGTATTTTACTGCTTCTGCGTTGAAGTCTGTTCCGTCATGGAATTTTACGCCTTGTCTCAGTTTGAAGGTATAAGTCAGCCCATCTTCACTTACTTCCCAAGATTCAGCCAGGCACGGTTCCACTTCTGTATTGCTGTCACCGTATTTCAGAAGGCCTTCATACATCTGGCAGATTGGCTTGGAAGACTCTCCGTCATCAATCATAGCCGGGTCAAGACCACGGGGGTCTGCACCCTGCGCATATCGCAGTGTCTGCTCTGTGTCCACATCAGACGGAACCTCAGTAAACTCTGTGAGCATTTGGCCGCTGGCTTTCTTTTCTGTTGTGCCGGTTTCTGTTTCTGCATCCGCATTTCCTTCTTCACCGGAAGTTTCTGTCTTTGTTGTGCCGCCAGTGTTATCTGCACCAGTCTTCTTGTTACTTCCACATCCTGCCATCATGGTGATCGCCATAGATGTGCAGAGTAAAGCCGCAATTACTTTTCTTTTCATAGAAAATCCCTCCTTTGATTCACACAGTCCTCCCTGTGCTCTGTCATTCTAACACCACTTTGACGTGGTAAACACAAAGAACTCTGTGCTAACCATTTTACTATAGAAGGAGAAAAAATACAAGTTTTAATTTCTCATCCTGCATTTATTGTATGATTATGCGGCTGGGATTTTTTAAGTATTAATTCAAAACATGAGATAGGGTCGCTGCTTTTTAATCATCACTGTATAATTACATTTATTTTTTGCAGGTTATTTTCCCTTTTCCTGCATTTTTTCATAAGGCGTTTATCTGTAGATATACATTTGTCTTCATATAAAGGACACTTTGTATATAAATTAACTGATATTCTTTGTTTCTGTTATAAATGTCTTTCATAAAAAGACATTTAAACATTTATTTCAACAAGTTCTGCTTATATCCTGCAAGTTACAATTGAGATACACAAATATACGCCGCTGTCTGACAGCCGCGGAACCCACGGCCTCTCAGATAATACTGCTCCGTAAGCTGAAATATGTTAGAATTCCTCTGTCCGTCTTCTTAAATATGTAGTCAATTGTTGGATTTGTCACATGCCTGATCCGGCATAGATTTGAAAGGGCAGATAATGCTGTCAGATGACTGCATTATCTGCTTTTAGAATTTTAAACGCATAAAAGAAGCCCGCTGCCTGCATTTGGCAAAATATAAGCAGCGTCATTTATGTAAGATAAAGATTCTTAGATATGGTTTATCCCATCCACAAAATACGCAATAGAGTCTGCATGTGCCGCCAGCTTCAGATATCTTGAAAGAATATCTATATTCTGTTCCTCCAGGATCGCTTTTCTGAGTTCATCAGGTACTGGGCCTAAATCCTCCAGCAGAAGCAGGATGGATTCTGCCTTTCCTTTTGTTTTCCCCATGGCCAGTCCTTTTGCTTCTCCCTCGGCACGTTCATCTCTCAATAACTCTTCCAGCAGCATGAACTTCTCCTCCATTTCCCGGCTTCCCTTAATTTTTGCTATAGACTCCTGGATCTTTCTGATATAATCATCCTGATAGTCACGGGTACTGTCTGTTAAGTCGGCTTTGACAAATTTCAGGAATCTTATTAGCTTTCCCGGTACTTCCGCTTCATTTTCCCCACAGGTGCTCAAAAAAATGGTAGTACTCCCGTCAGCCATAGACAGTCCGGTTTCCCTGCAAACATTTTGGAAGATATAACGGTATTTTTTCTTATCAAACGGGTCAAAATCACAAATAAAAATCACATAGGAAGCAGGGAGTAATGTGTAGTCTTCTCCTGTCAGCAACAGCTCCATATCCATCTGACTGTGATAATATCTGGCTCTTTTGCCCAAATGGGACTTTTTTGCCACTTGCATCTCCACATTGTAATGTGTTCTTTTTTCATCTCTGGCAATAATATCAAGCCGTATACCGCGGTATTCCGGGTGGTAAATCATACTTTTCTCTTTACTGATTTCTACTTTCTCAATCGGAACACCCACCGCCATTTCCAAAAAATTCCGGCAGATTTCCTCATTTACCATAACTGCACCGAACAT includes the following:
- a CDS encoding Rpn family recombination-promoting nuclease/putative transposase → MNQNRKLAQLKFKDNFMFGAVMVNEEICRNFLEMAVGVPIEKVEISKEKSMIYHPEYRGIRLDIIARDEKRTHYNVEMQVAKKSHLGKRARYYHSQMDMELLLTGEDYTLLPASYVIFICDFDPFDKKKYRYIFQNVCRETGLSMADGSTTIFLSTCGENEAEVPGKLIRFLKFVKADLTDSTRDYQDDYIRKIQESIAKIKGSREMEEKFMLLEELLRDERAEGEAKGLAMGKTKGKAESILLLLEDLGPVPDELRKAILEEQNIDILSRYLKLAAHADSIAYFVDGINHI
- a CDS encoding ABC transporter permease, whose amino-acid sequence is MRKKQQVQTTGETLEKPESQIRVMWDTLKKNKAAVAGLIVIVFFVFLAIMGDWLAPYDPEYSDMAHTFVAPCKDYYFGTDQLGRDIFSRVLSGTKVSLFVGVAAVVYSLLIGTILGSVAGYFGGKADSFIMRCMDIMLSIPSILLAITLMAALGKGLDKAIIAIGTVSIPEYARIVRSSILSVKENDYVAAAKVVGNSDRRIIFHHILPNVVSSIVVRATLGISTAILDTAALGFLGMGVQPPMAEWGDMLGRARTYIFSAPYTLIFPGLAITLAVLAFNLFGDGLRDALDPKERV
- a CDS encoding ABC transporter substrate-binding protein; translated protein: MKRKVIAALLCTSMAITMMAGCGSNKKTGADNTGGTTKTETSGEEGNADAETETGTTEKKASGQMLTEFTEVPSDVDTEQTLRYAQGADPRGLDPAMIDDGESSKPICQMYEGLLKYGDSNTEVEPCLAESWEVSEDGLTYTFKLRQGVKFHDGTDFNAEAVKYNVDRQTVNKTEDMLYADFVYGDVTECNVVDDYTVEFKLGKKSTPFLNNLAMSLGAPMVSPTACDAANGNLNEAPCGTGPYKFVRWNKNEAVVMERNEDYWGEKGVAKEIIFSTIPDNSARVVALTNGEVDIIDGIDATVVDQITSAGCLLYQAEGMNINYMAYNTQRVTDPEIRKALNEAVNVPELVESIYKGYATQAATILPTFMPGYSADVKQTEYNPEESKKVLEEKGITELKMMAYTNPRPYNTATGQTLAEALQGYFDKVGVKVSIDSYDWTTYKEKLGAGDYDMCLYGWIGDNGDPDNFMYLLTHEDPAMNVALYRDDEYNTMLSEAASMENGDERNGAYGKMEQKIADENVWLPISHQQNLSGYVSNVQNFIAHPTGNVFLSKTYKN
- a CDS encoding ABC transporter ATP-binding protein; translation: MLLEVKDLETEFKVKRGTVKAVNGVSFAVDKGEILAVVGESGSGKSVTSLSVMGLIRDPGRVAGGEILFNGENLLKKNTKEMQAVRGDKISMIFQEPMTSLNPVYRIKDQIMETILTHTTMSKKEALDRAIQMLDLVGIPAPEQRVNDYPHQMSGGMRQRVMIAMALACDPELLIADEPTTALDVTIQAQILDLINRLREKLGMAVLLITHDLGVVAETADKVVVMYCGRVVEQASVEQLFTKPLHPYTQGLLDSIPKMDEERERLYMIKGIVPDPIHLPKGCSFADRCDKCMDKCREHMPKLAETEDGRKVRCFLVSDEVEGA
- a CDS encoding efflux RND transporter permease subunit — encoded protein: MLSRFSVKKPYTVVVAVVLVILLGVVSVTKMNTDLLPSMNLPYAIVMTTYVGASPESVEETVTKPIEQSMATVSNIKNVSSVSRENVSMVILEFEETTNMDSVSLEMRENLDQIKGYWDDSVSNPIIMKLNPDMLPVLVAAVDVDDMTAAELTDYIEDNVQPNIERIDGVARVSKSGSVTENIEVRINQEKLDAMNQKVQDAINGKFAEEEEKLNDAQAEIDSGKSELNSGQSELESGQNEAASQIGEGSGQLSQAQSELTKSAAEVDIQLQNLESKQTELDSQSKLLQATEEGLNFTVEKLTEAKNRLLEAQEGTQKLEEGIATIQGQIEELEEQLNALTPEKPDNMTEEEWQQTIAQLTAAKEEMEGKKAEMEQQLAVLNEQLAQLDPVEVVDKGLEAANSGLQEIAGAKAQLAEGQTQLNAGIQKLQEAKAQIEAGQSQMSAAQIQLETQKIMASIQLSSASSKIAMGTAQLEAAQSQLDSGRDQLNEAKEQAQDKADLNTILTSDMVKGILTAENFAMPAGYVTEDNKEYLIRVGDKVQDVDSLGDLVLLDLKLDGLASIRLSDVADISVTDDSAEVYAKINGNPGMMLSIEKQTGYSTGDVADKILDRMEELEKENEGLHFTTLMNQGIYIDMVVNSVLQNMLYGGILAILVLFLFLRDIKPTFVIACSIPISVVAALVLMYFSGVTLNIISLSGLALGVGMLVDNSIVVIENIYRMRSQGIPARKAAVEGAKQVAGAIVSSTLTTVCVFAPIVFTEGITRQLFVDMGLTIGYSLAASLVVALTLVPMMSAGLLKRAEAKPSKLLNKVQDFYGRLIHKTLKHKAWVLLGALVLFLGSMYLSVKKGTEFFPSMESTQASLTVTTDKGTPLKDTAAKADEIIDKISDIDDIETIGAMAGGSSMSMGGSSTNEVTMYLVLKEDKKLNNEQLEKEILKRTKGVDGCEVVVSTSNMDMSALGGSGLQVEIKGKDLEQLQEIATDLAGKIEKVKGTQNVYDGMEETDAQYKVVVDKSKAMRYGLTVAQVFQEINKKIAEATSATTISTATKDYDVYVRSGKDESLTREQLADISIQTTNAEGETEEIKVGDIAAFEDSVSPQAINRDSQSRYMSVTAEIASGYNIGLVSQDVQKILDKYNVPEGYTIEMKGEDESINEAMGQLLQMLALALVFMYLIMVAQFQSLLSPFIIMFTIPLAFTGGFMGLLVSNKPVSIVAMVGFVMLSGIIVNNGIVLVDYINQLRKDGMEKRAAIEEAGRARLRPIVMTALTTILGLLTMAMGMGMGADMVQPMAIVTIGGLIYGTLLTLFVVPCIYDILNRRHYKKDEERLVDEGEAQ
- a CDS encoding ABC transporter permease, producing MFKYIMKRLLQLIPVLFGVSLIVFFLMRVCAPDPASIVLGQHATQESMEEWREANGLNEPIVTQYVDFIKGAVTGDLGTSYYTKAPVTKEIFSRFPATVELAIVAIILAAVFGIVIGAVSAVKKNSIFDNGGMLISLIGVSVPIFWLGIMLIILFSGVLHWLPSSGRIDPALRPDTVTGFMIIDSILEGNTEALKDSLLHMVLPAVTLSLYSMAIIARMTRSSMLETLGQDYIRTARAKGISEGKVTRRHALRNAMLPVTTVIGLQLGSLLGGAVLTESVYAWPGIGNYTVQCIMKSDFPVVQGVVLLIAVIFVLMNLIVDVIYAFLDPRIKYVKKEV
- a CDS encoding ABC transporter ATP-binding protein translates to MSEEKREVLLEARHLKKYFNVETNFFGKPTAVLKAVDDVSFKIYKGEALGLVGESGCGKSTIGKMLVDLYKPTSGEIIYNGTDISKLSTKERRKYCKDIQLIFQDPYASLNPRMTVGDIIAEPIRINKLMPDNQVEDRVTYLMNCVGLANHQRNRYPHEFSGGQRQRVGIARALAVQPKLIVCDEPVSALDVSIQAQVLNLLDDLKDEFGLTYLFIAHGLNVVKHISDRVGVMYLGKLMEVADKREIYDNPLNPYTQALLSAIPSTDITKKKERIILTGDVPTPINPPAGCRFCSRCFKKTEGCDTVIPELRDIGNGHMAACHLYDQ